The sequence TGAGTACTACTCTTGTTCAATCTCAGGTTTACAAAGAAACAATATTATCTGTGGATAGATTAATCTCTTGAGCATTTAGGATGACCAAGCTGTTATTTTCTGAATCGAGGTTATATAATAGGGAAAACAAACGACGCAGTGCCGGTGGCAAAAAGATGCTGAAAGGAGAACcactttgcttttctttttgaaaTGTGGAATCAAAATTGCTGAAATTGAGGAGCATAATCAATAAATGCTTTTAGTTTTGCATAGTGAACTATTCATACCAAAATCATTTTTCTTGATGCAGTTGCATATTTTAGTTGATTATGGTTTTAAGCTTATGCTCTTTCTCTGTCTCTCATGAATTGTGTTGAGGATAGGAAATAACATTGATTTGGGCACTTAATTTGTAAGATTTAGATTCCATTCCACAGCTTCACTTGGTGTAGTTTTGTACCAGCTCTTTTAGATAtgtatttttccttcaaattATAAACGTTTAGAGTCTTCTTATCCATTCATTGCgtgcagaaaataaatcaaagtggAGTATGAATGATATAGAGACATTTCTCTTTTATAGAGATGAACAACGAcgtcaataaaaataaataacatttcaACTAAATTATTTCAACTTAGATAAATGAAAAACTTGATGCCATATTTGGATTCTAGGGAGAAAAGACAAGAGACAGTCTTGTCTCTTGTGTACCATTGGTGGCACGGTTTAAACCCGAATTTGCTAAATGAATCATGATTTGGCGTGGGTACGACCCGGTGGCACGGTGCCACCGGTGGTACACAAGTATTTGTGAAAAGACAATGCATATGTCGAATGCATTTGTTAGTGACAAATAAGATAGTGAAAGGCATTAACAATGAAAACCACACATTAATCTTGTCTATTTagttatgtatttaaataaagaacaaaCTAATCTTTTGTCTGTTGGTAACTTCACTTTCTTCGGTCGTGTTCTTGAAAATACTACTGCTTCATTGCTTTTGATAAGAAGGATAccattttcacaaataaaatactatacaCAAAGTACATTTGCACAAGATAAATAATCGATTGCACTGCTTTGCTTTGCTTGCTCTTGTTTTTAGCCTTTAGGTGAGTTGGATGTTACAATATGATAATCAGATATTGTAGTTCCTGCGTCACATTATTTATAGCCTATGCattttcggcacagagattaaggagAATAAAATTAAGATAAAGATGTGTGTGTCACACGTGTTTAGTATTGTGTTTAAGGAATTTTTTATTGTTCTTAATTTTaccaagaaaaatgaaatttttttcctttcactttactttttatttatatttttagattatttaattattgtattttcgaaaatacaacatggcaattatattaaatttaaaggaATCCGCACAAACTGAAATTTaaaggaataaaaaaaataaaaaaaaataaactgaaaattttcatttcattatGACGTTAGTTTTTGGCTGCCATGATCCTCAAAACCAACAAAAAGAAATCTGCCAATCTCTAAAATTTCATTCAAACaacttaaaattttcaaatttcccACAATTTATATGTTTTGATGAGTGATAACATTGTGTGCTTTATCACGTGTATATGTCTATTGTTTTATGAAGAACGTTGGTATTTCATAGTTAGTTTCTTTTTCCCAAGATACTTGGTTGTCATTCAATCAACTAGGTCACTCATACAAGAAAAAAGTTGTccataaaaatcacaaaatggGTGTTAAAATGAGACAAAGTTAGAAATATCCCTAAAGCTTATGGATGAAGATCAAGTCAGCGAACACTAAACAAAGGTGATTGCTGAAATTGAGGGACGTGCAACTTTTATacattgagtaattttaaatagtttaaacTTATTTAAAAGTGTGATTGGAATGAGATTATTGTATGTTTGTGATCAGAATAATATGATACTATTACATTGTTGCCcttaaaatagattaaaaaataagGACATAATAGGCAAACTAAATTTGGTAAAACCAAACACTTTTATAGTAGGTATAGATTATAGATACTAATTAAACATATGATTTATGttgctaaaaattaaaaataattaaaaacaagctAAATATAAAGTTATAAGGAAAATTAATCACTCAAATTAGTATATTCCCACATGCAATTGAATTCCTCATCACATCAAACTACACGTTGAATGACTCAACTAGAACATGAAAGGGTGGGTCCCCTTGTAATTCCTCTTGCTCCTCTACTATCTTTTTCAAAGACACAACCGCTGATTCACTGCAATTCAACAATCTAATTGATTTGAGTGTTGGTATTTCTCCAATTTCTGAAGGGAACTCCTCCAACGACTCCATGTACCAGAGCTCAAGTTGCTCAAGGCGTGGCAAGCAGGAGCTCTCTAACGTCCAACATTCCATATCCCTACACTGTTCCAATATCAAGTATTTGAGGCTGGGGAATTGGCCTTCAACTATTTCCCATCTGCCTGTTGCAAACTGCCCACCAAACAGTTGGAGCTTCTCAAGAAGTGGTAATGAACCTATCTTTTCCAGAATTTCCTCCAAATGGAACAACTTTCCGCATTGAAGTGACAGCTTCTTGAGTGAGTGCGGGAAGCTAATACTCTGCAGATACTCATCATCACTTCCATGTCCAATAGAGCACGTCAAGCTTTCCAGCTTACTCAGACATTGAAGATAGCTGAGGCACTTCACTCTCTCCATTACTTTATGCATGTACACTATACCTAGTTTCTTGATATTGGGAATTCTCTTAACCACTTCTTCATTCAAGTTGAAATAAATCACTCCTTTGAGCGTCTCTAGATTCTCCATCATAACATCACTATCCCCGCTCGGAGGATCTGGGAGATACATTAATCCTGGATATTTGAACTCGACATGCTTAAGCTGATGCATTTTCCAAATTTCTACTGGTGCAGTCTTATGTACCCAACAAGAAACAATTAGTGTGTGTAGATTCCAGAGCAGACTAATTGAAGAAGGGATTTGGAACCCCTCACGAAATCTAGCCCAAAGGTACCTCAAGTTCACCAATTGAAACACAATTTCTTCTAAATACCCTCTGGAATACTCATATGCACTCAGTGTCCTCAAAAATCTGAAATCTAGCAATTCTGGAACCGTATTGCCATGACATATGAAAGAACGAGCACGTGACGACATAGTTTCCATGGCATCCTTGACTGTCATAGCTGAAGTGCTTCTGGGAATAGCAATGCGGCGTTGGCTATTTATCCCTCGAGGACAATGTTGCCCTAAGACATAATAAAACCTCTgcttttcagcttcttgaaaTGATAGATCTCTCACTAAATCATGCATTTTGCAGTACTTTATATTCCCAACTGCCCCCAACTTATGAACTAGAATGAGGTTTCTATCCACTAGCTCCTTCAAATACTCCTTGGCAATTGTTTTCAAGCTTTTATTGATTATTGGTTTGAGAAAGCCTTCAGAAACCCATAACCTCATGAGTTCTGCAACCCTAATTTCCTCATCTTCCTCAAACACTCCCATGTACAAAAAACAAGGCTTCAGATAGGCAGGCAAATGGTCATAGCTCAGTTTCAATACTCTCAAgcaatattcatcatttttcgaATTCACTATTGAGCTTAAGTTTTCCTCTATGTGCTCCCAATATTCAAGTGTAAGTTCGGACTTTGCTAGTAGACCGCCAATCACAGCAATCGACAAAGGAAGTCCCTTACACTTTTCCACAATTTTCTTTCCAATTTCCTCGAGTTGAAGAGGAAAGCCCTCATCCCCAAATACAGTTTTGGAGAACAAATTCCAGCTACTAACATCATCTAAAAATCTCATACCAATGCTGTTAGAGTTTGTCAACTCGGCAGCCAAGTTTGAGAGCCTAGTCGTTACAATTACTCGACTCCCATCATTGTAATCGGGAAAGAAAAACCTCATCTTGTACCACACTTCTacactccacatatcatccaatATTATAATATACCTCCTACCCCATAAACACTTGTGCAATTTTTCTCCCAATTCGTTCTCATCACTAAAGTCATCCCTCGAATCTCCGCTCACTTGGTAAAGAATTTCTCTAAGTGTTTCTCTAACATTATAAGTTTGAGAAATTGTAGTCCACGCACGAATATCAAAATACTCCTTAACAAGGGCATGCTCAAATATATGTCGGGCAAGAGTGGTTTTACCAATCCCGCCCATCCCTGTGATTGGGATGATTTGGCGGTTACGGTTCCCTCCAGTGAGCCAATCCAAGAGTTGAAGTTGCACGTCATCAAACCCCACCATCATGCTTTCCTTCACAGTGGAAGTGGACGTCAAGGAGCCAGCATGAGTCGAGGAGACCTTTCTCTGCAGCTGAGCTTCAGCTGAAGTCTCCATGGCTTCCTTCTTGATCACATTCATTTCTTCTATCACTTGCTGTAGATCTTCATAGAAGTCGATGCAACTGACTTCATTGGGACTAGAACTACCCAGTTTAATCACGTTCACAATATGTGATTCGATAACATCTTCAACAGCATGAGCTGCATCTGCGATACGCATCTCCAGCGGATCAGCTTCATCTCCATCAGCAACAGGGGGCTTATAACTTTCAAGAAATTCCTGCAAAAAGGTAAGAATTTGAGTGAGAGATTCAAGTTGTTGTTTGTGGATAGAAATTGGAGGGGAAGGGTGGTGCTCGATCTGATTGATGGTATTCATAAGAGAAACTATGGCTGCATAGGCTGCCATGATCCAAGGAAAAACAGTGTATATTTTTCTGAGAAAGAATTTGATAGAATCTGAGTTTAGGTTGAGCAAAAACAATGTGTAAAATGGGTATATCTCCTCTTCTCAATTATTATCAGAAACATTATGTGTGCAGCATTTCATCCACCTTTCAGAATCACATTAATGCCAAACAGCTAAGATAAGAGAAGACTTGTCGGTTGACCCTACAGTTTACTAGTCTCCTATCACATTCTGCTAATTATGCTAATTATGAAATAATGACTATGCTAATTATGAAATAATGGAGCAAAAGAGTAGAAAGCtacaattgaatttttttttaggtaGGTGATCATTTAGTGTAGCATGCATTATGCTATGCTTAAATGTGCATACTAATaagattcaaaataaaacctttTGGAATATGATTTGTCTTCTCGCAGTGcactacttaaaaaaaaaaaaaaagcgggCAATGTCCAATCCTCATACAGCTAAGAAACattaaatctatactatattaaaaagggagtttccaatttgaaattgatttcaaattgatttaggTGGCAATTTTGTgaatactaaaaaaattaaagtcagaAGTTGAAACTCAAATTTATTGTGAAATtctactaattataaaatatttgatattgatatcaaattaaagatcatgacaagagctttaatttgatatattttatgtaaatatatgatttaaaatgtacaaattaaatttgtttaaatatttttggcttttcataatatcaaattttataattgtaaattcttttttattttttaatattcaattctaatatatttagttaaaaataaaatttattatatttatgagtatgataattaaattaatattattttttatataaatataaaaaataaaaaatattttcccgtgcagtgcacgggatgcaaatgctagtta comes from Salvia miltiorrhiza cultivar Shanhuang (shh) chromosome 3, IMPLAD_Smil_shh, whole genome shotgun sequence and encodes:
- the LOC131015797 gene encoding putative late blight resistance protein homolog R1B-16, translating into MAAYAAIVSLMNTINQIEHHPSPPISIHKQQLESLTQILTFLQEFLESYKPPVADGDEADPLEMRIADAAHAVEDVIESHIVNVIKLGSSSPNEVSCIDFYEDLQQVIEEMNVIKKEAMETSAEAQLQRKVSSTHAGSLTSTSTVKESMMVGFDDVQLQLLDWLTGGNRNRQIIPITGMGGIGKTTLARHIFEHALVKEYFDIRAWTTISQTYNVRETLREILYQVSGDSRDDFSDENELGEKLHKCLWGRRYIIILDDMWSVEVWYKMRFFFPDYNDGSRVIVTTRLSNLAAELTNSNSIGMRFLDDVSSWNLFSKTVFGDEGFPLQLEEIGKKIVEKCKGLPLSIAVIGGLLAKSELTLEYWEHIEENLSSIVNSKNDEYCLRVLKLSYDHLPAYLKPCFLYMGVFEEDEEIRVAELMRLWVSEGFLKPIINKSLKTIAKEYLKELVDRNLILVHKLGAVGNIKYCKMHDLVRDLSFQEAEKQRFYYVLGQHCPRGINSQRRIAIPRSTSAMTVKDAMETMSSRARSFICHGNTVPELLDFRFLRTLSAYEYSRGYLEEIVFQLVNLRYLWARFREGFQIPSSISLLWNLHTLIVSCWVHKTAPVEIWKMHQLKHVEFKYPGLMYLPDPPSGDSDVMMENLETLKGVIYFNLNEEVVKRIPNIKKLGIVYMHKVMERVKCLSYLQCLSKLESLTCSIGHGSDDEYLQSISFPHSLKKLSLQCGKLFHLEEILEKIGSLPLLEKLQLFGGQFATGRWEIVEGQFPSLKYLILEQCRDMECWTLESSCLPRLEQLELWYMESLEEFPSEIGEIPTLKSIRLLNCSESAVVSLKKIVEEQEELQGDPPFHVLVESFNV